One window from the genome of Leptospirillum ferriphilum encodes:
- a CDS encoding HNH endonuclease — protein MAEQVLLLNATYEPLKVVPWQKAVHLFFQGKIEIVETYDRQIASAHLTMRMPAVVRLFRLVSFHHVRQMVKFSRETLFTRDSFCCQYCGKRFDKHDLTFDHVLPAARGGPKTWENIVTACRKCNHRKSGKTPEEAGMKLLKKAERPHWSPAILVMMNLNCRGPKVWENYLYDASRTVFSQTVEPHM, from the coding sequence ATGGCGGAACAGGTCCTTCTTCTCAATGCAACCTACGAACCGTTGAAGGTTGTTCCCTGGCAGAAGGCGGTTCATCTTTTTTTTCAGGGAAAAATTGAAATCGTCGAAACGTACGACAGGCAGATCGCATCGGCCCATCTGACCATGCGAATGCCTGCCGTCGTTCGTCTCTTCCGCCTCGTTTCCTTTCATCACGTTCGCCAAATGGTCAAGTTTTCCCGGGAAACTCTTTTTACACGGGACTCCTTCTGTTGCCAATATTGCGGCAAGCGATTCGACAAGCATGATCTGACATTCGATCATGTGTTGCCTGCTGCGCGGGGAGGTCCGAAAACATGGGAAAACATCGTGACGGCCTGTCGGAAATGCAATCACAGGAAATCGGGGAAAACGCCCGAAGAGGCCGGCATGAAACTGCTGAAAAAAGCCGAGCGTCCCCACTGGTCTCCGGCGATTCTGGTGATGATGAACCTCAATTGCCGTGGCCCCAAAGTCTGGGAAAACTACCTGTATGATGCCTCCCGGACGGTGTTTTCCCAAACGGTTGAGCCCCATATGTAG
- the murJ gene encoding murein biosynthesis integral membrane protein MurJ: MELSENVKESTSSPDAAVHPIRKRMLSVSAATFLSRITGFVRDMLIAYGFGTGETSDLFYIGYRIPNMLRELFAEGTLSSAFIPELTRTLKEEGEERASRLMTAVSLLLCLILLVILVAGEVLAPVLFRILAPGYASNPDTRGVGVALIRLMFPFLLFISFSALAMGALNVQGRFFIPALSPVFFSAGLIAGVFFPSSLTGGHPVFGLAFGVLLGGLLQWVVQWGPLGKGRIHFLPSLEMRKAWKDARARKVLRLLLPSIGGLWVTQGNLLIATFFGSLMLSGTISALYYAMRLVQFPLGLIGAAIATVLLPVLSRQRLETGGTEQSIRTLADAYRLSLFFMLPASAGLVALGDPLIKLLFQHGSFAAQSTVMTREALWGYALGLWSFSGVRILVRVYYAHQDTRFPVWAAFWGLLTNLALSAALYRSIGILALAAGISVGSLVNQTIIFAGLKKYLTKTPWEIFGNTLPVLGASAVLYAGVRLFWQGVASVFPPQGSLWLAGEILPVIVLGLGLYLGITSLIGIREGVSIVREIRKIGKKNPF, from the coding sequence ATGGAACTCTCCGAAAACGTCAAGGAATCCACCTCCTCGCCCGACGCTGCTGTCCACCCGATCCGGAAACGGATGCTTTCCGTTTCCGCCGCGACTTTTCTCTCCCGCATCACGGGATTTGTCCGGGACATGCTCATTGCGTACGGCTTCGGCACCGGGGAAACGTCTGACCTTTTCTACATCGGGTACCGGATTCCCAATATGCTTCGGGAACTTTTTGCCGAAGGAACCCTCTCTTCCGCATTTATTCCCGAGCTGACCAGAACACTGAAGGAGGAAGGGGAAGAGCGGGCATCGAGACTGATGACCGCCGTAAGCCTTCTGCTCTGTCTCATTCTCCTGGTCATCCTGGTCGCAGGGGAGGTTCTGGCTCCCGTCCTTTTCCGGATCCTTGCTCCCGGATATGCGTCCAACCCGGACACACGAGGGGTCGGAGTCGCCCTGATCCGGCTCATGTTCCCGTTTCTTCTTTTTATTTCTTTTTCCGCTCTCGCGATGGGAGCGCTGAACGTTCAGGGACGATTCTTCATTCCGGCACTCTCTCCCGTCTTCTTCTCGGCCGGTCTGATCGCCGGGGTCTTCTTCCCGTCCTCCCTGACCGGAGGTCACCCGGTCTTCGGGCTGGCATTCGGAGTCCTTCTCGGCGGTTTGTTGCAGTGGGTGGTGCAGTGGGGTCCTCTCGGAAAAGGACGCATTCATTTCCTTCCTTCACTGGAGATGAGGAAAGCATGGAAAGACGCAAGGGCCCGAAAAGTCCTCCGACTGCTCCTTCCATCCATCGGCGGTTTGTGGGTTACACAGGGGAATCTTCTGATTGCCACTTTTTTCGGTTCCCTGATGCTGTCCGGCACCATTTCCGCTCTTTATTACGCCATGCGACTTGTCCAGTTTCCGCTCGGACTGATCGGAGCGGCCATCGCGACAGTTCTTTTGCCGGTTCTGTCCCGCCAGCGCCTGGAAACCGGAGGAACGGAACAGTCGATCAGGACTCTGGCCGATGCCTACCGGCTCTCCCTGTTTTTCATGCTTCCGGCATCCGCTGGACTTGTGGCTCTGGGAGACCCCCTGATCAAACTTCTTTTCCAACACGGATCCTTTGCGGCGCAGAGCACCGTCATGACCCGGGAAGCCCTCTGGGGATACGCTCTGGGCCTGTGGTCTTTTTCCGGCGTGCGCATTCTGGTCCGCGTATACTATGCCCATCAGGACACGCGCTTTCCGGTGTGGGCCGCGTTCTGGGGCCTTTTGACAAACCTTGCCCTTTCGGCGGCACTTTACCGGTCCATCGGGATTCTGGCCCTGGCTGCGGGCATTTCCGTCGGATCCCTTGTTAACCAGACGATTATCTTTGCCGGCCTGAAAAAATATCTGACAAAAACACCCTGGGAGATTTTTGGAAACACCCTTCCTGTTCTGGGAGCATCCGCGGTCCTGTATGCGGGAGTTCGGCTTTTCTGGCAGGGAGTCGCCAGCGTATTTCCCCCCCAAGGTTCCCTCTGGCTGGCGGGAGAAATTCTTCCGGTGATTGTTCTGGGGCTGGGATTGTATCTGGGAATCACGTCCCTGATCGGAATAAGGGAAGGCGTCTCCATCGTTCGGGAGATCCGAAAAATCGGAAAAAAGAACCCCTTCTGA
- a CDS encoding ATP-binding protein, producing the protein MKCRVCREKAVIDLPRHNASFCAACFDSYLMDQVWKAIDEFEMFTKSDRILVAVSGGKDSLALWDILNRLGYQTTGFHLDLGIGGYSGESVEKTRAFALRHGLSLHVESLVQEVGASVANIADLTNRPPCSACGVSKRHLFNRAAKKLECQVVATGHNLDDEASRLLGNILHWQDGYLEKQNPALPDEGGLVRKVKPLNRLTEKEMAAYAFLKGINYVVHECPMSVNAKQLFYKKIMNQVEQESPGTKQAFYFGFLDRRSHFYPEKAEEAPTHLCRECQTPSYTEVCTFCRIRLKVARSDQNQDATA; encoded by the coding sequence GTGAAGTGCCGTGTCTGCCGGGAAAAGGCAGTCATCGACCTCCCCCGGCACAATGCCTCTTTTTGTGCCGCGTGCTTCGACTCGTACCTGATGGACCAGGTCTGGAAAGCCATTGACGAATTCGAGATGTTTACCAAAAGCGACCGGATTCTGGTTGCTGTTTCCGGAGGGAAGGATTCCCTTGCACTTTGGGATATCCTGAACCGGCTTGGGTACCAGACAACCGGGTTTCACCTGGACCTTGGAATTGGAGGGTACTCCGGAGAATCCGTCGAAAAAACCCGTGCGTTCGCTCTCCGTCATGGACTTTCCCTGCACGTTGAATCCCTGGTTCAGGAGGTGGGCGCTTCTGTCGCCAACATTGCAGATCTGACGAATCGCCCTCCCTGTTCCGCGTGCGGCGTTTCAAAGCGCCATCTCTTTAACCGGGCAGCGAAAAAACTGGAATGTCAGGTTGTGGCGACCGGTCACAACCTGGACGATGAAGCGTCCCGGTTGCTCGGGAATATTCTTCACTGGCAGGACGGATATCTTGAAAAACAAAACCCTGCATTGCCAGATGAAGGGGGGCTTGTCCGGAAAGTCAAACCCCTGAATCGCCTGACAGAAAAAGAAATGGCGGCTTACGCCTTCTTGAAGGGTATCAACTACGTCGTGCATGAATGCCCGATGTCGGTCAATGCCAAACAGCTTTTTTATAAAAAGATCATGAACCAGGTCGAACAGGAATCTCCAGGGACCAAACAGGCTTTTTATTTTGGCTTTCTCGACCGGCGAAGTCATTTCTATCCGGAAAAGGCAGAAGAAGCTCCCACCCACCTCTGCCGGGAATGCCAGACCCCTTCCTACACAGAAGTCTGCACTTTCTGTCGCATTCGTCTCAAGGTCGCCCGTTCGGACCAGAACCAGGACGCCACAGCCTGA
- a CDS encoding DUF721 domain-containing protein — protein sequence MAFTDLGSMTRTLALQWASNDDLLLAALRKDWERCFPGPVSAHSRPWSYSRNILVIAVDSALHRKEFSFLEPQFRQAIRRLFPEAPEMTIRFRVQRIASEKVSGPRRIPMPLSGNRLESVEEKARKIAENISDPNRREAAFRFALVCLIRGEALGLPQEPSSP from the coding sequence TTGGCTTTTACCGATCTGGGCTCCATGACCCGAACACTGGCGCTTCAATGGGCGTCCAATGACGATCTCCTCCTTGCCGCCCTGCGAAAAGACTGGGAGCGATGTTTTCCGGGTCCTGTTTCTGCCCACTCCCGACCCTGGTCCTATAGCAGGAACATCCTGGTCATTGCCGTGGACAGCGCCCTCCACCGAAAGGAGTTTTCCTTTCTGGAGCCTCAGTTTCGCCAGGCGATTCGTCGCCTGTTTCCGGAAGCTCCGGAGATGACAATCCGTTTTCGCGTCCAGCGAATCGCATCCGAAAAAGTATCCGGACCCCGTCGGATCCCGATGCCTCTTTCCGGGAACCGTCTGGAGAGTGTGGAAGAAAAAGCCCGCAAAATCGCTGAAAACATTTCCGACCCGAATCGTCGTGAGGCCGCTTTTCGCTTCGCTCTGGTTTGCCTGATAAGAGGAGAGGCCCTGGGTCTTCCCCAAGAACCGTCTTCCCCCTGA
- a CDS encoding chlorite dismutase family protein: MPETGVPDSEKGVVWTEDAQALLKKVPFFIRKNVEKEAEEYARQNSSGKVDAGVIARIKSLKTDRSEDPGVPEESSQTESAPASASVPSSSATGYKTASSPAETPGEEPHPTSRTASAKVGEGDSPGSSFSLSRDFSSFSLFRLDPAWRKLHPTEIGHGKREFHEVVKSYSNQIAVYSYCLVGLHGSGDLLLWRTGTSLEVLQEMTGKMLSTFFGRYLLTEKNYMGYLTQQNSRSLFTPSKSRFIHVKPVVMTREWHQLAPFIREVIEQEARDIAPRYPGVRLTTMASYGLDESDYVMVLESDSPELLVQFNDAFQGAQIYRYIDDSQRGITAISRSMSDILDLLGG; this comes from the coding sequence ATGCCAGAAACTGGAGTGCCGGATTCCGAGAAGGGCGTCGTCTGGACGGAAGATGCTCAGGCATTGCTGAAAAAAGTTCCTTTTTTTATACGGAAGAACGTTGAGAAAGAGGCCGAGGAATATGCCCGCCAGAATTCTTCCGGGAAAGTGGATGCCGGCGTGATTGCCCGCATCAAGTCCCTGAAGACGGACCGGTCGGAAGATCCCGGAGTTCCGGAAGAGTCCTCCCAGACCGAGTCTGCACCTGCCTCTGCGTCGGTACCCTCTTCTTCCGCTACGGGATATAAGACGGCATCTTCTCCCGCGGAGACTCCGGGCGAAGAGCCTCATCCGACTTCCCGGACTGCTTCTGCCAAGGTCGGAGAAGGGGATTCCCCGGGATCGTCCTTTTCCCTTTCGAGAGATTTTTCGAGCTTTTCCCTTTTTCGCCTCGATCCCGCCTGGAGAAAGCTTCATCCCACAGAGATCGGCCATGGAAAGAGAGAGTTCCATGAAGTCGTGAAGTCCTATTCGAACCAGATCGCTGTTTATTCTTACTGTCTGGTCGGACTTCATGGATCGGGGGATCTCCTTCTCTGGCGGACCGGTACGAGCCTCGAGGTACTGCAGGAAATGACCGGAAAAATGTTGTCGACGTTTTTCGGACGATATCTGCTGACGGAAAAAAACTACATGGGGTATCTGACCCAGCAGAACAGCCGTTCGCTTTTTACGCCCAGCAAGAGCCGGTTCATTCATGTCAAACCTGTCGTCATGACCCGCGAATGGCATCAACTCGCTCCTTTTATTCGCGAAGTCATCGAGCAGGAAGCCCGGGACATCGCTCCCCGCTATCCGGGAGTCCGCCTGACGACCATGGCCAGTTATGGTCTTGATGAATCCGACTATGTGATGGTTCTCGAAAGTGATTCCCCCGAGCTCCTTGTCCAGTTTAACGATGCCTTTCAGGGGGCCCAGATCTACCGGTATATCGATGATTCACAGCGGGGGATTACGGCCATTTCCCGATCCATGTCCGATATTCTGGACCTTTTGGGCGGCTGA